A window of Candidatus Hydrogenedentota bacterium contains these coding sequences:
- a CDS encoding shikimate dehydrogenase, translated as MDTSTQFCAVIGNPVGHSLSPAIHNAAFAATGLNFVYGAFRVEDVGACLAGMRAMGGFRGLSVTIPHKVAAMEHVDELDAMARRVGCINTVTSERGRLFGSVTDGTGTLRAFRQAGVDLTGKRILFLGAGGAVRAVAFALALEPGVAGMTILARDGGKAAALAHDLENAGGCPVRSGDLAAQIEGAMADHEIVVQGTPVGMYPRHEGAMCIPEGMLRRSHIVFDMVYRPLKTTFIQEAEAAGCTAILGSEMLIQQAALQFETWTGVPAPIEVMRATLLDILSGEPF; from the coding sequence ACACTCCCTGTCACCGGCCATCCATAACGCCGCCTTTGCGGCGACCGGACTGAACTTCGTCTATGGCGCCTTTCGCGTCGAAGACGTGGGGGCCTGTCTTGCGGGCATGCGGGCGATGGGTGGTTTTCGGGGACTCAGCGTGACGATACCCCACAAAGTTGCCGCGATGGAGCACGTGGACGAACTGGACGCCATGGCGCGCAGGGTGGGTTGCATCAACACGGTCACCAGCGAGCGAGGGCGACTGTTCGGCAGCGTGACCGATGGCACGGGGACCCTGCGGGCCTTTCGCCAGGCGGGTGTCGATCTAACGGGCAAGCGGATTCTTTTCCTGGGCGCCGGAGGCGCGGTGCGCGCCGTGGCTTTTGCGCTGGCGCTGGAACCGGGCGTGGCGGGCATGACCATCCTCGCCCGCGACGGCGGCAAGGCCGCCGCACTTGCCCACGACCTGGAGAACGCCGGCGGCTGCCCGGTCCGCAGCGGCGATCTCGCCGCCCAGATCGAAGGGGCGATGGCGGATCATGAGATTGTGGTACAGGGCACGCCCGTCGGCATGTATCCCCGGCACGAAGGGGCGATGTGCATTCCCGAGGGCATGTTGCGGCGCTCCCACATTGTGTTTGATATGGTGTACCGCCCGCTGAAGACCACCTTTATCCAGGAAGCCGAGGCGGCGGGTTGCACCGCCATCCTGGGTTCTGAAATGCTGATTCAGCAGGCCGCCCTGCAATTCGAGACCTGGACCGGCGTCCCCGCGCCGATCGAGGTCATGCGCGCTACCCTGCTTGATATACTCAGTGGGGAACCATTCTGA